One segment of Ricinus communis isolate WT05 ecotype wild-type chromosome 8, ASM1957865v1, whole genome shotgun sequence DNA contains the following:
- the LOC8273091 gene encoding uncharacterized protein LOC8273091 isoform X4, translating into MPMVADHRRKRLNGVSIAGCSSWEQYKTKKKKLESPKNELNTKSHISLEWDGNKRRVVAKREQIGLRQKDLREFVDPSPQCHSFLADVLAIPQEIFEVDNLTEILSYEVWKTHLSESERKYLMQFLPRGSDGDKVVQALLTGDNFHFGNPYLKWGASVCSGKLHPDAVVHQEQCIKADKKAYYSEIQNYHNEYARHNMIRYLQKLKETWESSKDPEKEVLQKLWRSRRDVDKQNFSHANESRFHDPEETSAATSESCSLVAEEKACSSDNQNSSITKGGEVQRRIYEKRFIEEKRRKPSVSSDDARFKRGEKLQKHNIHHTDGVKYMSYLKDEEDFSEETVCEDENDQGARKHEPLLEDEDKFNDDAVFEDQFDQDLRKHESSAEDEEKESHGTTSLEDQNDEIRNQDSYVEDNEGSGSGTSQYQSPQHISSFSGNNDLNPVHTVPENDHMACKSDDTSPNASEYSGNANAADASINPGIPISAGRDLWPAVSMPHTLHTFYDSSINHEYGSTGELSLPHPINEAQRPQLIDLESDVHEQDTRKNLLQRQPDVGSFSSYPNQDRSGLLQSLFKGQDMLPYHSEQKQTGLDFQLPQNMLIEDGNFNGHLQRQLQPSLPLEQGQRRHGENYMQQPMSEDMYSEGGAYSIPRQGHEPPVNLQDWPVNPVRMSAGLQPQLNNDALLNQNWYSGEHQVRGGWNSTDGASVPGQRMGSNTDQSLYSVLSQYNQLRMSNHSNSMGPTEQFMLPRNYGMESGVSSRINTSLPQAALSMDYINGRDTTSSLMSDDMGWVTLPQNPALHDPVGKSYLRSWNQ; encoded by the exons ATGCCAATGGTAGCTGATCATCGAAGAAAACGGCTTAATGGTGTCAGCATTGCAGGTTGCAGTTCTTGGGAGCAatataaaaccaaaaagaaaaaattggaaTCACCAAAAAATGAGTTAAATACAAAGTCTCACATTTCTCTCGAGTGGGATGGCAACAAGAGAAGGGTTGTTGCCAAAAGGGAACAAATTGGTTTAAGGCAGAAAGATTTGAGGGAATTTGTTGATCCTTCTCCTCAGTGTCATAGCTTCTTAGCAGATGTTCTTGCTATTCCTCAAGAAATTTTTGAGGTGGATAATTTAACAGAGATTCTTTCATATGag GTTTGGAAGACTCATTTATCAGAGAGTGAGAGAAAATATCTTATGCAGTTTCTACCAAGAGGATCAGATGGAGACAAAGTTGTGCAAGCATTGCTTACGGGGGACAACTTTCATTTTGGAAATCCTTATCTCAAATG GGGTGCTTCAGTTTGTTCAGGAAAACTTCACCCTGATGCTGTTGTCCATCAGGAACAGTGTATAAAGGCAGATAAGAAAGCATACTACTCTGAGATACAGAATTACCATAATGAGTATGCCAGACATAA CATGATAAGATATTTGCAGAAGCTGAAGGAGACCTGGGAAAGCAGCAAGGATCCTGAAAAGGAAGTTTTGCAGAAGTTATGGAG GTCAAGAAGGGATGTGGATAAACAAAATTTCTCACATGCAAATGAGTCGAGATTTCATGACCCTGAGGAGACTTCTGCGGCTACGTCTGAATCATGCTCCTTGGTTGCGGAGGAGAAAGCATGTAGCAGCGACAATCAAAACTCTTCAATAACGAAGGGTGGAGAAGTTCAACGGAG GATTTATGAGAAACGCTTCATAGAGGAGAAAAGGAGAAAGCCATCGGTTTCTTCTGATGATGCAAGATTCAAAAGAGGAGAAAAGCTACAAAAGCATAATATCCACCACACTGATGGTGTCAAATATATGTCATACTTGAAG GATGAAGAGGATTTTTCTGAGGAGACTGTTTGCGAGGATGAAAATGATCAAGGAGCTAGGAAACACGAACCACTTCTTGAG GATGAAGACAAATTTAATGATGATGCTGTTTTTGAGGATCAGTTTGATCAAGATTTAAGAAAACATGAATCAAGTGCAGAG GATGAGGAGAAAGAAAGCCATGGCACAACTTCGCTCGAGGATCAGAATGATGAAATAAGAAACCAAGACTCTTATGTGGAAGATAATGAAGGTTCTGGTTCTGGAACTTCACAGTATCAGTCCCCACAGCATATTTCTTCCTTCAGCGGTAACAATGATCTTAATCCCGTACATACAGTACCAGAAAATGATCACATGGCCTGCAAGTCGGACGATACTTCTCCAAATGCATCTGAGTACTCAGGTAATGCTAATGCTGCAGATGCTTCCATTAATCCGGGGATTCCTATCTCTGCTGGAAGAGATCTCTGGCCAGCAGTTAGCATGCCACATACTTTACATACTTTTTATGATTCATCTATAAATCATGAATATGGATCAACTGGTGAGTTGTCACTCCCACATCCAATTAATGAAGCTCAACGGCCCCAATTAATTGATTTGGAATCTGATGTGCATGAACAAGACACCAGAAAGAATTTGTTGCAGAGACAACCTGATGTTGGTTCCTTCAGTTCGTACCCAAACCAGGATCGTAGTGGGCTGCTTCAATCCCTATTTAAGGGCCAAGATATGCTACCCTATCATAGTGAACAAAAACAAACCGGATTAGATTTCCAGTTACCACAGAATATGTTGATAGAGGATGGTAATTTTAATGGTCATCTCCAGAGGCAGCTCCAGCCCTCACTGCCACTGGAGCAAGGGCAGAGGAGACACGGTGAGAATTACATGCAACAACCTATGTCAGAGGACATGTATTCTGAAGGAGGTGCATATTCAATTCCAAGGCAAGGACATGAACCGCCAGTTAATTTACAAGATTGGCCGGTCAATCCTGTCCGCATGTCAGCAGGGCTCCAACctcaattaaataatgatgCACTGTTAAATCAGAACTGGTATTCTGGTGAGCATCAAGTTCGTGGCGGCTGGAATAGTACGGATGGTGCAAGTGTCCCGGGGCAGAGAATGGGAAGTAATACGGATCAGAGCTTATATAGTGTTCTATCCCAGTATAACCAATTGCGAATGAGTAATCATTCTAATTCAATGGGGCCTACTGAGCAGTTCATGCTGCCGAGAAACTATGGAATGGAAAGTGGTGTTTCTTCTAGGATAAATACTTCCTTACCACAAGCAGCACTTTCTATGGACTATATAAATGGACGTGATACAACTAGTTCTTTGATGTCTGATGATATGGGATGGGTGACTTTGCCTCAGAATCCAGCTTTACACGATCCAGTGGGAAAATCATACCTGAGGTCATGGAAtcaataa
- the LOC8273091 gene encoding uncharacterized protein LOC8273091 isoform X2, with translation MPMVADHRRKRLNGVSIAGCSSWEQYKTKKKKLESPKNELNTKSHISLEWDGNKRRVVAKREQIGLRQKDLREFVDPSPQCHSFLADVLAIPQEIFEVDNLTEILSYEVWKTHLSESERKYLMQFLPRGSDGDKVVQALLTGDNFHFGNPYLKWGASVCSGKLHPDAVVHQEQCIKADKKAYYSEIQNYHNDMIRYLQKLKETWESSKDPEKEVLQKLWRSRRDVDKQNFSHANESRFHDPEETSAATSESCSLVAEEKACSSDNQNSSITKGGEVQRRIYEKRFIEEKRRKPSVSSDDARFKRGEKLQKHNIHHTDGVKYMSYLKISKKQHELVKSMKQSGKSIQSKCLNRVLGNFDTLQVQPYEKFVKEEQKKLREHWLQLANKDLPAAYENWQNRQFQRCEIAKSLECDMKDRLESLLEDGNKMNHECVLRNQNEQGDRGYESEEEDEEDFSEETVCEDENDQGARKHEPLLEDEDKFNDDAVFEDQFDQDLRKHESSAEDEEKESHGTTSLEDQNDEIRNQDSYVEDNEGSGSGTSQYQSPQHISSFSGNNDLNPVHTVPENDHMACKSDDTSPNASEYSGNANAADASINPGIPISAGRDLWPAVSMPHTLHTFYDSSINHEYGSTGELSLPHPINEAQRPQLIDLESDVHEQDTRKNLLQRQPDVGSFSSYPNQDRSGLLQSLFKGQDMLPYHSEQKQTGLDFQLPQNMLIEDGNFNGHLQRQLQPSLPLEQGQRRHGENYMQQPMSEDMYSEGGAYSIPRQGHEPPVNLQDWPVNPVRMSAGLQPQLNNDALLNQNWYSGEHQVRGGWNSTDGASVPGQRMGSNTDQSLYSVLSQYNQLRMSNHSNSMGPTEQFMLPRNYGMESGVSSRINTSLPQAALSMDYINGRDTTSSLMSDDMGWVTLPQNPALHDPVGKSYLRSWNQ, from the exons ATGCCAATGGTAGCTGATCATCGAAGAAAACGGCTTAATGGTGTCAGCATTGCAGGTTGCAGTTCTTGGGAGCAatataaaaccaaaaagaaaaaattggaaTCACCAAAAAATGAGTTAAATACAAAGTCTCACATTTCTCTCGAGTGGGATGGCAACAAGAGAAGGGTTGTTGCCAAAAGGGAACAAATTGGTTTAAGGCAGAAAGATTTGAGGGAATTTGTTGATCCTTCTCCTCAGTGTCATAGCTTCTTAGCAGATGTTCTTGCTATTCCTCAAGAAATTTTTGAGGTGGATAATTTAACAGAGATTCTTTCATATGag GTTTGGAAGACTCATTTATCAGAGAGTGAGAGAAAATATCTTATGCAGTTTCTACCAAGAGGATCAGATGGAGACAAAGTTGTGCAAGCATTGCTTACGGGGGACAACTTTCATTTTGGAAATCCTTATCTCAAATG GGGTGCTTCAGTTTGTTCAGGAAAACTTCACCCTGATGCTGTTGTCCATCAGGAACAGTGTATAAAGGCAGATAAGAAAGCATACTACTCTGAGATACAGAATTACCATAATGA CATGATAAGATATTTGCAGAAGCTGAAGGAGACCTGGGAAAGCAGCAAGGATCCTGAAAAGGAAGTTTTGCAGAAGTTATGGAG GTCAAGAAGGGATGTGGATAAACAAAATTTCTCACATGCAAATGAGTCGAGATTTCATGACCCTGAGGAGACTTCTGCGGCTACGTCTGAATCATGCTCCTTGGTTGCGGAGGAGAAAGCATGTAGCAGCGACAATCAAAACTCTTCAATAACGAAGGGTGGAGAAGTTCAACGGAG GATTTATGAGAAACGCTTCATAGAGGAGAAAAGGAGAAAGCCATCGGTTTCTTCTGATGATGCAAGATTCAAAAGAGGAGAAAAGCTACAAAAGCATAATATCCACCACACTGATGGTGTCAAATATATGTCATACTTGAAG ATAAGCAAAAAGCAGCATGAACTTGTTAAGAGTATGAAGCAGTCTGGTAAAAGCATTCAGTCTAAGTGTCTCAATCGTGTGTTAGGAAACTTTGATACACTACAGGTTCAACCATATGAAAAATTTGTGAAAGAGGAACAAAAAAAGTTGCGGGAGCATTG GTTGCAGTTAGCGAATAAAGATCTTCCTGCAGCATATGAAAACTGGCAAAACAGACAGTTTCAGAGATGTGAGATAGCCAAATCTTTGGAGTGCGACATGAAAGACAGACTAGAATCTTTACTggag GATGGCAATAAAATGAATCACGAGTGTGTGCTTAGGAATCAAAATGAACAAGGAGATAGAGGATATGAATCTGAAGAAGAG GATGAAGAGGATTTTTCTGAGGAGACTGTTTGCGAGGATGAAAATGATCAAGGAGCTAGGAAACACGAACCACTTCTTGAG GATGAAGACAAATTTAATGATGATGCTGTTTTTGAGGATCAGTTTGATCAAGATTTAAGAAAACATGAATCAAGTGCAGAG GATGAGGAGAAAGAAAGCCATGGCACAACTTCGCTCGAGGATCAGAATGATGAAATAAGAAACCAAGACTCTTATGTGGAAGATAATGAAGGTTCTGGTTCTGGAACTTCACAGTATCAGTCCCCACAGCATATTTCTTCCTTCAGCGGTAACAATGATCTTAATCCCGTACATACAGTACCAGAAAATGATCACATGGCCTGCAAGTCGGACGATACTTCTCCAAATGCATCTGAGTACTCAGGTAATGCTAATGCTGCAGATGCTTCCATTAATCCGGGGATTCCTATCTCTGCTGGAAGAGATCTCTGGCCAGCAGTTAGCATGCCACATACTTTACATACTTTTTATGATTCATCTATAAATCATGAATATGGATCAACTGGTGAGTTGTCACTCCCACATCCAATTAATGAAGCTCAACGGCCCCAATTAATTGATTTGGAATCTGATGTGCATGAACAAGACACCAGAAAGAATTTGTTGCAGAGACAACCTGATGTTGGTTCCTTCAGTTCGTACCCAAACCAGGATCGTAGTGGGCTGCTTCAATCCCTATTTAAGGGCCAAGATATGCTACCCTATCATAGTGAACAAAAACAAACCGGATTAGATTTCCAGTTACCACAGAATATGTTGATAGAGGATGGTAATTTTAATGGTCATCTCCAGAGGCAGCTCCAGCCCTCACTGCCACTGGAGCAAGGGCAGAGGAGACACGGTGAGAATTACATGCAACAACCTATGTCAGAGGACATGTATTCTGAAGGAGGTGCATATTCAATTCCAAGGCAAGGACATGAACCGCCAGTTAATTTACAAGATTGGCCGGTCAATCCTGTCCGCATGTCAGCAGGGCTCCAACctcaattaaataatgatgCACTGTTAAATCAGAACTGGTATTCTGGTGAGCATCAAGTTCGTGGCGGCTGGAATAGTACGGATGGTGCAAGTGTCCCGGGGCAGAGAATGGGAAGTAATACGGATCAGAGCTTATATAGTGTTCTATCCCAGTATAACCAATTGCGAATGAGTAATCATTCTAATTCAATGGGGCCTACTGAGCAGTTCATGCTGCCGAGAAACTATGGAATGGAAAGTGGTGTTTCTTCTAGGATAAATACTTCCTTACCACAAGCAGCACTTTCTATGGACTATATAAATGGACGTGATACAACTAGTTCTTTGATGTCTGATGATATGGGATGGGTGACTTTGCCTCAGAATCCAGCTTTACACGATCCAGTGGGAAAATCATACCTGAGGTCATGGAAtcaataa